A genomic stretch from Chryseobacterium sp. SNU WT5 includes:
- a CDS encoding M1 family metallopeptidase produces MKLKLLSLLFCSAFIFGQNTQNNPTSNHGNKFEQLGTILPTPNYYRTGSGAPGQGYWQNRADYDITAYLDEDKRNLRGSETITYYNNSPDNLDYLWLQLDENEHSSINNAGFDSSTFLPRQANSADLKTSELPVKNNGYGVNLQKVTDATGNPLSYVVNKTMMRIDLPQILKKGEKFVFKIDWNYNISDRMDMGGRGGYEFFPEDGNDLYTITQWYPRMCVYSDFKGWQHNQFTGRGEFALAFGDFKVSMNVPADHIVASTGAGKNYDQVLTPVQLARWKQAQTAKEPVEIVTLEEAKKAEKNKSKERKIWRFEADNVRDFAWTSSRKFVWDGMKVIIPENKNEVMAMSLYAKEAYNLYRKFSTRVIAHTIKTYSEYTIPYPYPVAQSIEAANGMEYPMICFNYGRTEKDGTYSEGIKNGMIGVIIHEVGHNFFPMIVNSDERQWSWMDEGLNTFVEYLTEEKWDNKFPSRRGPAHTIVDYMKLPKDQLEPIMTNSENIIQFGPNAYSKPATGLNILRETIMGRELFDKSFKTYSKRWAFKHPEPADFFRTMNDASGENLDWFWRGWFYSIDPVDIAIDKVTVMQPDFDAVPTSREFAYTVDKPQQNEFEDISKIRNKADKNIVFYTDLDKETQDFYWRYNRGQEKVDTKKEYKIKFDNLETVPKKDRTALKDINAYQIDFVNKGGLVMPIILEFTFEDGSKLTDKSSAQIWRKNEQKVSKTFYFDKKVKSVQLDPMRETADIDTANNFWGEIPEPTSKFQVFKKKQESAARGAASGKVNPMQAAGKKN; encoded by the coding sequence ATGAAACTCAAATTACTAAGTCTTTTATTTTGCTCTGCTTTTATTTTTGGACAAAATACCCAAAACAATCCAACGAGTAATCATGGGAATAAATTTGAGCAACTCGGAACAATTCTTCCCACACCTAATTATTACCGTACCGGTTCCGGAGCACCTGGACAAGGATATTGGCAGAATAGGGCAGATTATGATATCACCGCTTATCTGGACGAGGATAAAAGAAATTTGAGAGGATCAGAAACCATTACCTATTATAATAATTCACCAGATAATCTAGATTATCTTTGGCTACAATTAGATGAAAACGAGCATTCTTCTATTAATAATGCGGGTTTCGATAGTTCTACTTTCTTACCAAGACAAGCTAATTCGGCTGATTTGAAAACCTCAGAATTACCTGTAAAAAATAATGGATATGGAGTTAACTTACAAAAAGTAACAGATGCAACCGGGAATCCATTGTCATATGTGGTTAATAAAACCATGATGAGAATTGATCTCCCCCAAATTTTGAAAAAAGGAGAGAAATTTGTTTTTAAGATTGACTGGAATTACAATATATCCGATAGAATGGACATGGGAGGTAGAGGTGGTTATGAATTTTTTCCAGAAGATGGAAATGATTTGTACACAATTACGCAGTGGTATCCAAGAATGTGCGTGTATAGCGATTTTAAAGGATGGCAACATAATCAGTTTACAGGGAGAGGAGAATTTGCTCTTGCTTTTGGTGATTTCAAAGTTTCTATGAATGTTCCAGCAGATCATATTGTAGCATCAACTGGTGCAGGAAAAAATTATGACCAAGTGCTTACGCCCGTACAATTAGCGAGATGGAAACAAGCGCAAACTGCCAAAGAGCCGGTAGAAATTGTAACTCTGGAAGAAGCTAAAAAAGCGGAGAAAAACAAATCCAAAGAGAGAAAAATTTGGAGGTTTGAGGCCGATAATGTTCGGGATTTTGCCTGGACTTCTTCGCGAAAATTCGTTTGGGACGGAATGAAAGTGATTATTCCTGAAAATAAGAATGAAGTAATGGCGATGAGTTTATATGCTAAGGAAGCTTATAATCTTTATCGTAAATTCTCTACACGAGTAATTGCACATACCATTAAAACATATTCAGAATATACCATTCCTTATCCGTATCCAGTGGCTCAGTCTATAGAAGCGGCAAATGGAATGGAGTATCCAATGATTTGTTTTAACTACGGAAGAACAGAAAAAGACGGAACGTATTCCGAAGGAATTAAAAACGGAATGATCGGCGTAATTATCCATGAAGTTGGACATAACTTCTTTCCGATGATTGTTAATTCAGATGAAAGACAATGGTCATGGATGGACGAAGGCTTAAATACTTTCGTGGAGTATTTAACAGAGGAAAAATGGGACAATAAATTCCCATCCCGCCGTGGACCTGCACATACGATTGTTGATTACATGAAATTACCGAAAGATCAGTTAGAGCCCATTATGACTAATTCCGAAAATATTATTCAATTTGGACCGAATGCCTATTCTAAACCAGCTACTGGACTAAATATTTTACGGGAAACTATTATGGGTAGGGAGTTATTTGATAAGTCCTTTAAAACTTATTCGAAAAGATGGGCGTTTAAGCACCCCGAGCCGGCCGATTTCTTTAGAACAATGAATGATGCTAGTGGTGAGAATCTGGATTGGTTCTGGAGAGGATGGTTTTATAGCATCGATCCAGTTGATATTGCAATCGATAAAGTAACGGTGATGCAACCTGATTTTGATGCGGTTCCTACAAGTAGAGAATTCGCTTATACTGTAGATAAGCCACAACAAAACGAGTTTGAAGATATTTCTAAAATTAGAAATAAAGCTGATAAGAATATCGTTTTCTATACAGATTTGGATAAGGAGACACAGGATTTTTACTGGCGTTATAACCGTGGACAGGAGAAGGTAGACACTAAAAAAGAATACAAAATTAAATTTGATAATTTGGAAACTGTACCGAAAAAAGATAGGACAGCTCTGAAAGATATCAATGCATATCAAATTGATTTTGTTAACAAAGGTGGCTTAGTAATGCCGATTATTTTAGAATTTACATTTGAAGATGGTTCTAAGTTAACAGATAAATCATCTGCTCAAATTTGGAGAAAAAATGAGCAAAAGGTATCTAAAACGTTCTACTTCGACAAGAAAGTAAAGTCTGTTCAGTTGGATCCAATGCGCGAAACTGCAGATATCGATACTGCTAATAACTTTTGGGGTGAAATTCCGGAACCTACTTCAAAATTCCAGGTCTTCAAAAAGAAACAGGAAAGCGCTGCAAGAGGTGCTGCCAGCGGAAAAGTGAATCCAATGCAGGCTGCGGGAAAAAAGAATTAA
- a CDS encoding HupE/UreJ family protein: MRDFLFYLELGWEHIISWDALDHQLFILVLVAVYFYKDWRKILILITAFTIGHSATLALSVLDVVRLPSNLVEVLIPITIMLTAADNILFRKSQTKLMKINYVLALVFGLIHGMGFANTARMTMASEQNIAVPLLGFNIGLELGQITVVLLVMGLLYLLTRFFKFQQKFWIIGISVIAIVLSGQMILERI; the protein is encoded by the coding sequence ATGAGAGACTTCTTATTTTATTTAGAACTTGGTTGGGAACATATTATTTCATGGGATGCATTAGATCACCAGTTATTTATCTTGGTGTTAGTGGCTGTTTATTTTTATAAAGACTGGCGCAAAATTCTTATTTTAATTACTGCATTTACTATTGGTCATTCAGCAACTTTGGCTTTGAGTGTTTTAGATGTAGTCCGACTTCCATCTAATTTAGTGGAAGTTTTAATTCCGATTACCATTATGCTCACTGCAGCCGACAATATATTATTCCGTAAAAGTCAGACAAAACTCATGAAGATCAATTATGTCTTGGCGTTGGTTTTTGGTTTGATTCATGGGATGGGGTTTGCGAATACGGCCCGAATGACGATGGCTTCCGAGCAGAATATCGCCGTTCCGCTATTAGGATTTAATATTGGGTTAGAATTAGGACAAATTACCGTTGTGTTATTGGTTATGGGATTGTTGTATTTGCTAACAAGATTTTTTAAGTTTCAACAAAAGTTTTGGATAATTGGTATTTCGGTTATTGCTATTGTGCTTTCCGGGCAAATGATTCTAGAGCGTATTTAG
- a CDS encoding DUF6702 family protein, with protein MLRKFLLLFTVFFSLWSQAKNIHPYHVGSVEFNYNSKSKTFEITGKFFLDDLENALKEKYGKAVHFNDEKYKAQINELLKNYCEEYLKLKADNKFLKINYIGFEEDSEAVNIYLESESVNTPRKVETAVSFLYNFFNDQMNIIHIIVNGKRQSEKLNYPDRYLYKSF; from the coding sequence ATGTTGAGAAAATTCTTATTACTTTTCACCGTGTTCTTTTCTCTTTGGTCTCAAGCCAAGAATATCCACCCATATCATGTAGGTTCGGTAGAATTCAATTATAATTCAAAATCGAAAACATTTGAAATTACCGGAAAATTCTTTCTGGATGATTTAGAAAATGCACTGAAAGAGAAGTATGGTAAAGCAGTTCATTTTAACGATGAAAAATATAAAGCACAGATCAATGAGCTCTTGAAAAATTATTGCGAAGAATATTTGAAACTGAAAGCTGACAATAAATTCCTTAAAATTAATTATATAGGATTTGAAGAAGATAGTGAGGCCGTAAATATTTACTTAGAATCTGAATCGGTGAATACTCCCAGAAAAGTGGAAACGGCAGTGAGCTTCCTCTATAATTTTTTTAATGATCAAATGAACATTATCCATATCATAGTTAATGGAAAGCGCCAAAGCGAAAAACTAAATTATCCTGACCGTTACCTTTATAAGTCTTTCTAG
- a CDS encoding ACP phosphodiesterase, protein MNYLAHSYLAFTDEQIVGQFLEDFITNRDRYSYPKGMQQGITLHREIDTFTDSHPELSEAKKIFSPLVRLYSGAFVDVSMDYFLANSLSDKNLQKHANKVYNALRKYEEFLPEQLVRMVDGMEKDNWLYNYKEDWGIKYSMQNVLNKAKYLDKSLAVYEVFLNNKPQLKKHFDIFFPDLLVHTQEINANF, encoded by the coding sequence ATGAACTACCTCGCCCATTCTTATCTCGCTTTTACGGATGAACAAATAGTTGGACAATTTCTAGAAGATTTTATTACCAACAGAGATCGTTATTCTTATCCTAAAGGAATGCAGCAGGGAATTACATTGCACCGCGAAATCGATACCTTTACGGATTCACATCCGGAACTGAGTGAAGCTAAGAAAATTTTCAGTCCTTTGGTGAGGCTGTATTCTGGTGCTTTTGTCGATGTGTCAATGGATTACTTTCTCGCAAATTCTTTGTCTGATAAAAATTTGCAAAAACATGCGAACAAAGTATACAATGCTTTGAGGAAATATGAAGAATTCCTTCCTGAACAACTTGTAAGAATGGTAGATGGAATGGAGAAAGACAACTGGCTCTACAATTACAAGGAGGATTGGGGAATCAAATATTCGATGCAGAATGTTTTGAATAAAGCAAAATACTTGGATAAAAGCTTAGCAGTTTACGAGGTTTTTCTTAATAACAAGCCGCAACTGAAAAAGCATTTCGATATTTTTTTTCCGGATCTTCTCGTACATACGCAGGAGATAAATGCGAATTTCTAG
- a CDS encoding transposase, with product MKNNISPLKPDHFYHIYNRGINGGQLFFNHQNYLYFLKLISEKIKPVAEIHSYCLLQNHFHILVRIKSEDLIRINFPEKEISQIESIISQQFSNTFNSYSQAINKHFGRTRKLFELPFRRKEITTEQQLVNIILYINKNAEKHKITNDFLSYPYSSVNDILKEINLFVESFEVISLFNDKDNFKLALQNYQV from the coding sequence ATGAAAAATAACATATCCCCTTTAAAACCAGATCATTTCTATCATATTTATAACAGAGGAATAAATGGAGGGCAGCTATTTTTCAATCATCAAAATTATCTTTATTTTCTAAAACTCATTTCAGAAAAAATAAAACCTGTTGCTGAAATCCACAGTTATTGTTTATTGCAGAATCATTTTCATATTTTGGTGAGAATAAAAAGCGAAGATCTGATTAGAATAAATTTTCCAGAAAAAGAAATCTCGCAAATTGAATCTATTATTAGCCAGCAATTTTCAAATACTTTTAACAGTTATTCGCAAGCGATCAATAAACATTTTGGCAGAACGAGGAAGCTTTTCGAATTGCCTTTTAGAAGAAAAGAAATCACCACGGAACAGCAACTCGTTAATATTATTTTGTATATTAATAAGAATGCTGAAAAGCATAAAATAACAAATGATTTTTTAAGTTATCCGTATTCATCTGTAAATGACATTTTAAAGGAGATCAACTTGTTTGTTGAAAGTTTTGAAGTGATATCATTATTTAATGATAAAGATAATTTTAAATTAGCGTTGCAAAATTATCAGGTTTAA
- the radA gene encoding DNA repair protein RadA has product MAKVKTAYICQNCGTNYPQWLGQCKNCGEWNTLVEEIVEKSTTKSFTDRSKQHIINIIEVETFEEPRIISPSEELNRVLGGGIVLGSVTLIGGEPGIGKSTLLLQLALKMKKKILYVSGEESASQIKMRADRLTELQNPNCFLFTETSVEKILHEAKKLKPDFLIVDSIQTLQSQTIESSPGTVSQIRECSNEIIKYAKDTNTPVFLVGHITKDGQIAGPKVLEHMVDVVLNFDGDRNHLFRLLRASKNRFGSTAEIGIYEMVSQGLKEIKNPSEILITKKFEELSGNSVAVTLEGNRPMLIEIQALVSTAVYGTPQRSCTGFDSKRLNMLLAVLEKRAGFQLGAKDVFLNITGGIKTGDPALDLAVVASILSSNEDVAISEHFCFAGEIGLSGEIRPIPQIEQRISEAEKLGYEKIFVSNLNKIPKKKYGIVIVEVSKIEDFHECLF; this is encoded by the coding sequence ATGGCAAAAGTGAAAACAGCATATATCTGTCAGAATTGTGGAACCAATTATCCCCAGTGGCTCGGGCAGTGTAAAAATTGCGGGGAGTGGAATACTTTGGTGGAAGAAATTGTAGAGAAATCTACAACCAAAAGTTTTACCGATCGCTCAAAACAGCATATCATCAATATTATTGAAGTGGAAACTTTTGAAGAACCGAGAATTATAAGTCCTTCTGAAGAATTGAATCGGGTGCTGGGTGGAGGAATCGTGTTGGGTTCTGTCACTTTAATTGGTGGCGAACCAGGAATTGGAAAGTCGACATTGTTGTTGCAACTGGCTTTAAAAATGAAGAAGAAGATTCTCTATGTTTCTGGGGAGGAAAGTGCATCGCAGATAAAAATGCGTGCAGACCGGTTAACAGAACTTCAAAATCCAAACTGTTTTCTTTTTACAGAAACTTCCGTAGAGAAGATTCTACACGAAGCTAAAAAATTGAAACCTGATTTTTTAATTGTTGATTCTATTCAAACGCTTCAAAGTCAGACGATCGAGAGTTCTCCGGGAACGGTTTCTCAGATTAGAGAATGTTCTAATGAAATTATTAAATACGCGAAAGATACCAATACGCCGGTTTTTTTGGTTGGTCATATCACCAAAGACGGTCAGATCGCAGGACCAAAAGTTTTGGAACACATGGTCGATGTTGTTTTAAATTTTGATGGAGACCGAAATCATTTGTTTAGATTATTGCGAGCGAGTAAAAACCGTTTCGGTTCTACGGCCGAAATCGGGATCTACGAAATGGTTTCGCAAGGTTTGAAGGAGATAAAAAATCCTTCCGAAATATTAATTACCAAGAAATTCGAAGAGCTTTCCGGAAATTCTGTGGCTGTAACTTTAGAAGGAAACCGTCCTATGCTAATTGAAATTCAAGCTTTAGTAAGTACGGCGGTTTATGGAACGCCGCAAAGAAGCTGCACAGGTTTTGACTCGAAACGACTGAATATGTTGCTAGCAGTTTTAGAGAAAAGAGCCGGTTTTCAGTTAGGTGCGAAAGATGTTTTCCTGAATATAACAGGCGGAATAAAAACGGGAGATCCTGCTTTGGATCTGGCGGTGGTGGCGTCAATTCTTTCGTCGAATGAAGATGTTGCGATTTCTGAACATTTCTGTTTTGCTGGGGAAATAGGATTAAGCGGAGAAATTCGCCCGATTCCGCAGATTGAGCAAAGAATTTCTGAAGCAGAGAAATTAGGATACGAGAAAATATTTGTTTCAAACCTCAATAAAATCCCAAAGAAAAAATACGGAATCGTCATCGTGGAAGTAAGCAAGATCGAGGATTTTCATGAGTGTTTGTTTTAA
- a CDS encoding bifunctional alpha/beta hydrolase/class I SAM-dependent methyltransferase, translating into MNSGHFSSFDHSEIFYREWNFQPTQKSIIVIHRGHEHSGRLDHIAESPQFSKFNIFAFDLRGHGHTKTETSSVFMDYVRDLDSFAKFLETKYELISSDIFVLANSIGGVVASAWVHDYAPNIAGMALLAPAFRINLIVPFANEMITLGTKLKKGLIIKSYVKAEMLTHDVEEQKAYDKDPLITRSIDAELLIDLAKAGKRLVEDASAIDTPTLILSAEKDKVVFNSDQKIFFDQLDTKLKKVEVLPDFFHGILFETQKEMVYDKVKAFADECFNQPQKEASLKPDQFSVKEHDDLQNKVGNNLNYKFQKWSLSKIGKMSDGMAIGIKHGFDSGISLNYVYHNQPKGKLGFGKMMDKNYLEAIGWKGIRIRKQHLLQLLEKNIENLQKEGRKIKILDVAGGTGNYLFDIKDKYPEAEIVINEFIKDNITVGEKVINERKYQNVRFTNFDCFDPETYKKVNFEPNIVIISGILELFGDNELASKALAGIRSIAEKNSYVVYTGQPWHPQLKMIAYVLNSHQKKNWVMRRRSQKELDRLMTYNDIQKEHMLIDDFGIFTVSSAKVNA; encoded by the coding sequence ATGAATTCAGGACATTTTAGCAGTTTTGATCACAGCGAAATTTTTTATCGCGAATGGAATTTTCAACCTACTCAAAAAAGCATCATCGTTATACATCGTGGACATGAGCATTCGGGAAGGTTAGACCATATCGCCGAATCACCACAGTTTTCCAAATTTAATATTTTCGCTTTTGATTTGCGTGGGCATGGGCATACAAAAACGGAAACATCTTCCGTTTTCATGGATTATGTAAGAGATTTAGATTCTTTTGCAAAGTTTTTGGAAACAAAATATGAGCTTATCTCTTCCGATATTTTTGTCCTTGCAAATAGTATTGGTGGTGTGGTTGCTTCTGCCTGGGTGCACGATTACGCCCCGAATATTGCTGGAATGGCCCTGCTTGCACCGGCTTTCAGAATCAACTTGATCGTCCCTTTCGCAAATGAGATGATTACGCTTGGAACGAAACTGAAAAAAGGATTGATCATTAAAAGTTACGTTAAAGCGGAAATGCTCACCCACGATGTAGAGGAGCAAAAAGCTTATGATAAAGATCCACTAATTACCAGATCGATTGATGCTGAATTACTAATAGATTTAGCAAAAGCCGGCAAGCGACTGGTAGAAGATGCGTCAGCAATTGATACGCCAACTCTGATCTTATCTGCCGAAAAAGATAAAGTGGTTTTCAATTCTGATCAAAAAATATTTTTCGATCAATTAGATACCAAGTTGAAGAAAGTTGAAGTGTTACCAGACTTTTTTCATGGGATATTATTCGAGACCCAAAAAGAAATGGTGTACGATAAGGTTAAGGCTTTTGCAGACGAATGTTTTAATCAACCTCAAAAAGAAGCCAGTTTAAAACCCGACCAGTTTTCGGTTAAAGAGCATGATGATCTTCAAAATAAAGTGGGTAATAATCTGAATTACAAATTCCAGAAATGGTCTCTTAGCAAGATTGGGAAAATGAGCGATGGGATGGCAATTGGAATCAAACATGGTTTCGATTCTGGAATTTCATTAAACTATGTCTATCATAATCAGCCAAAAGGCAAGTTAGGCTTTGGTAAAATGATGGATAAGAATTACCTCGAAGCCATTGGTTGGAAGGGAATTAGAATCCGCAAACAACATTTATTACAACTTCTGGAAAAGAATATAGAAAATTTACAGAAAGAAGGTCGTAAGATTAAAATTCTAGATGTTGCTGGAGGTACTGGAAATTATCTTTTTGATATCAAAGATAAATACCCAGAGGCGGAAATTGTAATTAATGAATTTATAAAGGATAATATTACGGTCGGAGAAAAAGTGATCAATGAGAGAAAATATCAAAATGTAAGGTTCACCAATTTTGACTGTTTTGATCCTGAAACCTATAAGAAAGTTAATTTCGAACCCAATATTGTTATTATTTCAGGCATTTTAGAGCTTTTTGGCGATAATGAACTGGCCAGTAAAGCACTCGCCGGTATTCGTTCAATTGCTGAGAAGAATTCTTACGTCGTTTATACAGGCCAGCCGTGGCATCCGCAATTGAAAATGATTGCGTACGTTTTAAACAGCCACCAGAAGAAAAATTGGGTCATGAGAAGACGTTCTCAAAAAGAACTAGATCGATTGATGACGTACAACGACATTCAAAAAGAGCATATGCTGATCGATGATTTCGGGATTTTTACCGTTTCATCTGCGAAAGTGAATGCTTAG
- a CDS encoding phosphatase PAP2 family protein, which yields MTKRMLFIIISAGICFLLFPLRFSLIKPEANNTIFQFFFQFLSKVDSPYNQAPSLHVAFALLFWTVFRNLKSYWRALAAFWLLLLALSTITTYQHHFIDIICGAILAQISFIIFPFQKNNFQLRNFQVANYYFLVGWITVLLVLILNQFHAHFWLILVWIVLVIFMIGYQYQKNNIHFLKDRYGNIPFYKKVFYFPYRAIYWFFWKFLRKYTKPTRILPGLFISSKLDKTEIQDFDFNEKTFVYDLSAELEENDVIKEKSQYFCVPFLDIGSFELIVTKKLVLQITTNYTQLPAGGKILIHCTMGFTRSAVIGILVVKKILSLPLEEAIIIVTKANKHTVIQKYLQDFLKTNNL from the coding sequence TTGACCAAGCGTATGCTTTTCATCATTATCTCTGCGGGAATTTGTTTCTTATTATTTCCTTTAAGATTTTCTTTAATAAAACCAGAAGCAAACAATACCATCTTCCAATTCTTCTTTCAGTTTTTAAGTAAGGTTGATTCTCCTTATAATCAAGCACCTTCACTACATGTAGCTTTTGCTCTCCTTTTCTGGACGGTCTTCCGAAATCTTAAAAGTTATTGGCGAGCTCTTGCGGCTTTTTGGCTTCTCTTGTTGGCTCTTTCTACGATTACTACGTATCAGCATCATTTTATCGATATTATTTGTGGAGCTATTTTGGCCCAAATCAGTTTTATAATTTTTCCATTTCAGAAAAATAATTTTCAATTAAGGAATTTTCAGGTGGCCAATTATTACTTTTTAGTAGGATGGATAACTGTTTTATTGGTTTTAATATTAAATCAGTTTCACGCGCATTTCTGGTTGATTTTAGTTTGGATTGTTCTCGTTATTTTTATGATCGGTTATCAATATCAAAAAAACAATATTCATTTTTTAAAAGACCGCTATGGAAATATTCCTTTTTATAAAAAAGTTTTCTATTTTCCGTATCGAGCAATATATTGGTTTTTCTGGAAATTTTTGAGAAAGTACACAAAGCCGACTAGAATTTTGCCTGGGCTTTTTATCTCCTCAAAGTTGGATAAAACAGAGATTCAAGATTTTGATTTTAATGAAAAGACCTTCGTATATGACTTGTCCGCTGAACTCGAAGAGAATGATGTAATTAAAGAAAAGTCTCAATATTTTTGTGTTCCTTTTTTAGATATTGGTTCTTTCGAATTGATAGTAACGAAGAAACTAGTTTTACAGATTACGACGAATTACACGCAACTTCCGGCCGGTGGGAAAATTCTTATTCATTGTACAATGGGATTTACCAGAAGTGCGGTCATTGGTATTCTGGTAGTCAAAAAAATTCTATCTTTACCTTTAGAAGAAGCAATAATAATAGTAACAAAAGCAAATAAGCACACTGTAATTCAAAAATATTTACAGGATTTTTTAAAAACAAATAATTTATGA
- a CDS encoding SDR family NAD(P)-dependent oxidoreductase — protein MTVFITGGTSGIGYSLAKHYSSTGCRVGICGRNVTTVPNNKEVDLQVYEADVSVMSSVFLAVESFLNEKEDLDLFINCAGSYAEDVVGQISYEEAEQMLKTNILGTINCFEVSRTAMKNQQSGQIAVIASVSGILDYENSSLYTKTKRSVIQIADAYHRALRPFGICVTTVAPGYIDTPKLRALNKGDVSKKPFLIDIDSATKIISTAINDREKLLIFPTKMKWMMKSLSFLPSSFLNLIMYRKAKWMKND, from the coding sequence ATGACAGTTTTCATTACAGGCGGCACTTCAGGAATCGGATATTCTTTAGCGAAACATTACAGTTCCACAGGTTGCCGCGTGGGTATTTGTGGTAGAAATGTTACCACAGTTCCGAATAATAAAGAGGTCGACTTACAAGTTTATGAAGCTGATGTTTCAGTCATGTCTTCTGTATTTTTAGCAGTAGAGTCATTTCTAAATGAAAAAGAAGATCTCGATCTTTTTATAAATTGCGCCGGAAGTTACGCAGAAGATGTTGTTGGGCAGATTTCATACGAAGAAGCCGAGCAGATGCTAAAAACGAATATTTTAGGAACCATCAACTGCTTTGAAGTTTCAAGGACCGCAATGAAAAATCAGCAGTCGGGTCAAATTGCAGTGATCGCCTCCGTGTCGGGCATCTTGGATTATGAAAACTCCAGTCTTTATACCAAAACGAAAAGGTCGGTCATTCAAATTGCAGACGCTTACCATCGTGCTTTGAGGCCTTTTGGAATTTGCGTGACTACCGTTGCTCCTGGCTACATCGACACCCCGAAATTGAGAGCGTTAAATAAGGGCGATGTAAGTAAAAAACCATTTCTGATCGATATTGATTCTGCAACTAAAATAATTTCTACCGCTATTAACGATCGGGAAAAACTACTCATTTTCCCTACAAAAATGAAATGGATGATGAAATCCTTATCCTTTCTTCCTTCGTCATTTCTTAACCTCATCATGTATAGAAAAGCCAAATGGATGAAAAACGACTAG
- a CDS encoding patatin-like phospholipase family protein has translation METPFNNAFILSGGGTRLMVYLGMFAALEKLNRKPDVLIATCGGAFAATVINAFPDNESRKEYLKSQDYFNFVTKVQLTTENKLSRIGLLSLRKIREKRNAPFIENVIGKYLAEMNQDLSSHFPYLEKISFSKEIPTLIIGSEILFDPKNIGQERNHRKLYQKVIFTDSMTARKIDLKKLGLSSENFMNSAVSANIKVKTDLSMLNSARISVSDMFYVAPVFLEDKYYAGGAIDLIPIELARHLAKTVIVEEKQSYTLVEEAFVRAVLGYSGNQRLDEIKCQKADFQIDTSHIKTELKGHYIKKTINWRKLEVSLSLPKSYGQFRKDMDRQWNYGFQQTMNCFPKRDID, from the coding sequence ATGGAGACTCCATTTAATAATGCTTTTATTTTATCCGGTGGTGGCACAAGGCTCATGGTTTATCTGGGAATGTTTGCAGCGTTGGAGAAATTAAATCGAAAACCAGATGTTTTAATTGCAACTTGTGGTGGAGCTTTCGCTGCAACAGTCATTAATGCTTTTCCTGACAATGAATCGCGCAAAGAATATTTGAAGTCGCAAGACTATTTTAATTTTGTAACAAAAGTTCAACTGACGACGGAGAACAAACTTTCTAGAATTGGACTTCTTTCTCTGCGTAAAATTCGGGAAAAGAGAAATGCTCCTTTTATAGAAAATGTCATTGGGAAATATTTGGCGGAAATGAACCAGGATTTATCCAGTCACTTTCCTTATTTGGAAAAGATCAGCTTTTCTAAAGAAATTCCAACGCTGATTATCGGTTCTGAAATACTTTTTGATCCTAAAAATATTGGACAGGAAAGAAATCATCGAAAGCTATATCAAAAAGTAATTTTTACAGATTCGATGACAGCGCGTAAAATTGATCTAAAAAAATTAGGTTTATCATCTGAAAATTTTATGAACAGTGCAGTTTCTGCTAACATCAAGGTCAAAACTGATTTATCGATGCTTAACAGTGCTAGAATTTCTGTTTCAGATATGTTTTATGTCGCTCCTGTTTTTCTTGAAGATAAATATTATGCTGGTGGAGCCATCGATTTAATTCCGATCGAATTAGCAAGACATTTAGCGAAGACCGTAATAGTTGAGGAGAAGCAATCCTATACTTTAGTCGAAGAAGCTTTTGTTCGTGCCGTCTTAGGATACAGCGGAAATCAACGATTAGATGAAATTAAATGTCAAAAAGCTGATTTTCAAATTGATACCAGCCATATTAAAACAGAATTGAAAGGACATTACATAAAGAAAACGATCAATTGGAGAAAACTGGAAGTTTCCCTCTCTTTACCAAAATCGTACGGCCAGTTTCGGAAAGACATGGACAGGCAGTGGAATTACGGATTTCAACAAACCATGAACTGTTTTCCAAAAAGAGATATAGATTAA